Genomic DNA from Nonomuraea rubra:
GAGGCGGCCCGGGCGAGGAGGTGAGCTGACATCGCTCCCCATTGTGGAGGACGGGCGGCCTCGCGTGCGCGGGAGAGCCGCTCGGGCCGCCGGTCAGCTGATCAGCCTGGTGAGCGCGGTCGCGGCGGCGGCGATCACGACGATCCACAGGGTGGGGACCTTGAGGCGCCAGGCGACGACGGCCGCGGCCAGGCCCGCGAGGCGCGCGTCCAGCACGACGTTCCCGTCCGGCGAGCCCAGGAGCTGGGTGACCACCAGCATGGCGAGCAGGGCGGGCGTGAGGAGGCCCACGAACCCGGGGAACCAGCCCGGCAGGCGCCTGCCGGCCGCCACCACGGGCCCGAACGCCTTGAGCAGCAGCGTGACCAGCACCAGGCCGGCGACGGACGCCCACGCCAGGGTCGCGGTCACGGGCGGCGCCAGGTCCACCACAGCGCCGCGGCGCAGACCCCGAAGATCGCCCAGTTGACGAGCCCGGTGGCCAGGAAGCCGATCGAGAGCAGGCCGCCGGCGGCGGCGACCGCGCGCTGCTCGCCGGTCTCCAGGTGGGAGGTCAGGAGCAGGAAGAACAGCGCGGGCGAGATCGCGTCGAAGCCGAACCGTTCGAGGTCGGCGCCGCTGAACGGCCCCGCCGCGCCGATCGCGGTGCCCAGGCTCCACGCGGCCCAGAGCACGAGGCCGGAGCCCATGAGCCGCGCGTAGTCGAAACCGCCGCCCGGTGTCGCCGCGATGGCCCACGACTCCTCGATCACGAGCTGGGAGTCGCGCGCGCGGCGGAGCCTGCCGCCGCGCAGCGCGGGCGAGATCGCGAACCCCATGACGAGGTAGCGCAGGTTCAGCAGCGCCCCGGCCAGGACCGCCATGAGCAGGCCGCCCCCACCGGCCATGACAGAGACGGTCGCGAACTGCGACGACCCCACGAACGTGAGCGACGACATCAGCACCGTGGCGGCGAAGGGGTATCCGGCTCCCTTGGCCAGCACGCCCAGCGAGACGCCGAAGGCGAAGACGGGGACGGCGAACGGGACGGCCGCCCGCGCCCCGCCCATCAGCGGCCTCGCCGCAGGGCTGACCTTCAAGACCGCACCAGCTTCGCGTAGGCGTCGGCGAGCGTCCGGGTGACCTCGCCCGGCCGGAAGGCGAGCGTCCGGGTGACCTCGCCCGGACGGGAGGCGGAAGCGTGGGTGAGGCCGCCGATCGACCGGACCGGCTGCACCTCGTACGCGGTCCCCGTGAGGAACACCTCCGAGGCCGACTCCAGCTCGCCGACCGGGATGTGGCGCTCGACGACGCGGATCCCGTAGGAGCGGGCGAGCCCGATGACCACCCTGCGGGTGATCCCGTCCAGGAAGCAGTCGGGTACGGGGGTGTGCAGCTCGCCGTCCACGACGAGGAAGAGGTTGGCGCCCGTGGCCTCGGTGAGGTGGCCGCGGTGGTCGAGCAGGAGCGCGTCCTGCGCCCCCGCCGCCTCGGCCTCGTTCCTGGCCAGGGTGCCGATGGCGTACTGGCCCGCCCCCTTGGCGCGGACCGGCGCGCACTCGGGCGGCGGCCGGCGCCACCGCGAGACGTGCAGCGAGATGCCGTCGAGCTTGGCGCCCGGCTCGAAGACCTCCGGCCACTCCCAGGCCGCGATGGCCACGTGGGCCGAGGTGCCCGGCGCGCCGATGCCCATCGTCTCGCTGCCGCGCCAGGCGACCGGCCGCAGGTAGCCGTCCACCATGCCGTTCCTGGCGGCCAGCTCCGACGCCGCCCGGTCCAGCTCCGGGACGGTGAACGGCAGCACGCAGCCGAGCTCGGCGGCCGAGGCGACCAGCCGCTCGGTGTGCTCGGTGAGCCGGAAGATCTTCGACCCGTACACCCGGATGCCCTCGAAGACGGAGCTGGCGTAGTGCAGGGCGTGGGTCAGCACGTGCAGGGTCGCGTCCTGCCAGCGGACGAACTCGCCGTCGAGCCAGATCACGCCCTCCCGATGAGCGAAGTCCCCCGTCATCGGCTCACCACCCTGCCCACGAGCCCGCCCACGAGCCCGCCCACGTGCCCGCTCACGAGAGCGTCGACGAGAGGCCTGTCGGCGTAGGCGTACCCGTCGAGCTCGTTCACCGCGCGGCCGTCGTCGCGGGGTGAGGCGTAGTAGATGCGGATCTCGTCGATGAGCCCGTCCTCGGTGAAGCGGTAGAGCTCCGCGCCGCGCAGCACCTTGCCGAGACCGGGCTTGAGCCCGGTCCATTCCGCGACGCCGATCCCCGCCTCGGTGTCGGCGAACACCTCCTGGACCGTCCAGGAGGAGCCGTTGGCGCGGACGT
This window encodes:
- a CDS encoding AzlC family ABC transporter permease, which translates into the protein MKVSPAARPLMGGARAAVPFAVPVFAFGVSLGVLAKGAGYPFAATVLMSSLTFVGSSQFATVSVMAGGGGLLMAVLAGALLNLRYLVMGFAISPALRGGRLRRARDSQLVIEESWAIAATPGGGFDYARLMGSGLVLWAAWSLGTAIGAAGPFSGADLERFGFDAISPALFFLLLTSHLETGEQRAVAAAGGLLSIGFLATGLVNWAIFGVCAAALWWTWRRP
- a CDS encoding branched-chain amino acid aminotransferase, giving the protein MTGDFAHREGVIWLDGEFVRWQDATLHVLTHALHYASSVFEGIRVYGSKIFRLTEHTERLVASAAELGCVLPFTVPELDRAASELAARNGMVDGYLRPVAWRGSETMGIGAPGTSAHVAIAAWEWPEVFEPGAKLDGISLHVSRWRRPPPECAPVRAKGAGQYAIGTLARNEAEAAGAQDALLLDHRGHLTEATGANLFLVVDGELHTPVPDCFLDGITRRVVIGLARSYGIRVVERHIPVGELESASEVFLTGTAYEVQPVRSIGGLTHASASRPGEVTRTLAFRPGEVTRTLADAYAKLVRS
- a CDS encoding nuclear transport factor 2 family protein, with product MAFRDRDAMIAAIRLYFEGCNEVSEEKLRRCLTADAVHYLPAGMGPPIHGVEAVLARWGADVRANGSSWTVQEVFADTEAGIGVAEWTGLKPGLGKVLRGAELYRFTEDGLIDEIRIYYASPRDDGRAVNELDGYAYADRPLVDALVSGHVGGLVGGLVGRVVSR
- a CDS encoding AzlD domain-containing protein, with amino-acid sequence MTATLAWASVAGLVLVTLLLKAFGPVVAAGRRLPGWFPGFVGLLTPALLAMLVVTQLLGSPDGNVVLDARLAGLAAAVVAWRLKVPTLWIVVIAAAATALTRLIS